ATAAAATCGAGATTCTCAAAGAGACCGATGGTATCATCATTTCCTATCCTTATTCACTGGTGTCCGATACCTTGCGAAGAGTCGCCTTTTACTTAGTCGCTCTCGAAACGAATAAGGATTCAATCATTTTATTCGAAGAACCAGAAGCCCATTCATTTCCATTTTACACTAAATATTTGGCAGAGAGAATTGCTCTGGATGAGACAAATCAATTTTTTATTTCGACCCATAATCCCTATTTTCTGCTGTCGCTTCTGGAAAAAACTCGGCAAAATGAACTTGGGATTTTTATTACTTATTTTGAAGATTATCAGACCAGGGTAAAGCAGTTATCGGCAAACGAAGTATCTGAATTTTTTGATCTCGATGCCAGCGTATTTTTTAACCTCGATCGTTTTCTGGGGGAAGAATGATCTTTGTCGAGTGCAATGCCGATAAAACGCTGCTCACGTCGCTCGGAATTCAAGCGAAAGATATTTATCATGTTTTTAGCAAGGGAAATGTTTGCAATCGATTGAGGAAAAATAAGAATTGTATTGGCCTGGTGGATGAAGATCCTGATAGCGGTCAGCCACAATACCTGGAGACATTGGCATTGATTTCTGATAAAAATGATGTGAAAGTTTTGAATGATAAGAATAATCAAAATTATTTAATCGTGTTATGTCCGAGGTTGGAAGATTGGATAGTGGCAGCAGCGCAACAGGCTGAAGTTGATCTGGCAAGTTACAACCTGCCCGCCAATGGAAATGCGTTACATAAAGTGGTGAATGTCAGGTTGGCTGATTTTGAAAGGCTGATAAAGGAGCTTAAAAAAAGCAGTAAAATGGTGGAATATTTGGTATCGCTTTTGCCCAACGGATAGATGAAACCAAAGGATTTTTAATTTGGTATCCGTTGGAGATTATTTCTTTTGTTATTGATTCAGATAACCTTGCTTTCAAGAATGGAGTTAAAAATGAGCTACACTATTCCAGACGAAATAATCAAATCCACCCGAATGTCGATTCCAGAGCTATCTCAAGAGATAGCCCTGTTGCTGTTTCAAAAAGAAAAGCTGACATTGGGACAGGCAAGCCGATTAGCTAGAATGAGTCAGCTCCAATTCCAGCATCTTCTGGCGAGTCGCCAGATTCCGATTCATTATGATGAACAGGATTTTGAAGATGACTTGCGAACTTTAAAAGCCAATTATATATAGATAGAAAAACTTCTAGGTTTCAAAAAAATGAAAAGGCTAAAAGAAATTCAAAATGTTTTAAACAACAATAGATCGACCTTAGATTCCAGATTTAAGGTCAAAAAAATCGGAATTTTTGGCTCTTTGATACGGGGTGAAGCAAGAGAACAGAGTGACATCGATATACTTGTTGAACTTTATGAGCCAATCGGCTGGGATTTTGTCGAGTTAAAAGATTTCCTGGAAACGATCTTACAGAAACCAGTAGATCTGGTTACAAAGAATTCATTAAAACAGTTGATTCGTGAACAAATCCTGAACGAGGTAATTTATACATGATCAAAAGGACTTATAGGCTGTATTTGAATGATATTATCCAGGCAATGAACAAAATTGAAAAGTACTCGCAGGGTTTAGATTATGATTCTTTTGTTAACAATGATATGGTTGTCGATGCAGTGCTGAGAAATATTGAAGTCATTGGCGAGGCGGCAACCCAAATCCCAGAAAATGTGAGGCAACAATACTCACACATCCCCTAAAAAAATTATTGTATTAAGAAACATTGTCATTCATGAATATTTTGGCGTAGACCTCGACAACATCTGGACAATAGTAGCTGAAAATATTCCAGAAACAAAACCACAGTTAGAAGATATGTTTGAAGAATTGCAGAAGAAAGAACACCCATGAAAAAAATCGCCCTATTCGCCTTCAACGGAGAGCCGATGTGCTTCGTCCACGTGCTGCTCAATGCTCTGGATATGAAAGAAAAAGGATACGACGTGCGAGTTATTATCGAAGGGTCGGCGACCAAATTGGTGGAGGAACTTGCGGATCCGACCAAGCCGTTCGCCAATCTCTATCAAAAAGTCAAAGACCAGGGATTGATCGACTGCGTGTGCAAAGCCTGCTCTGCGAAGATGAATTCATTGAATGCAGCGATGGCGCAGCACCTGCCGCTGTGCGATGAACTGATGGGACATCCGAGCATGGCGAAATATATGGAGCAGGGATTCGAGATTATTACATTTTGATTGTAGGACAGGATGCCATCCTGTCCTACAATGTAGGACAAGATGCTATCTTGTCCAGATCAGTAAGGCAAGATGCCATCTTGCCCTACAGATCCCAAAATAATGGGAGGACGTGCCTGCATTCGAGGCATGAGGATTACCGTTGCTTTGATTGTGAATCTGTTTTCTAATGGCATGTCTGTAGAAGAGATTCTCGAGGATTATCCCTATTTGGAAGAAGAAGATATTAAGCAGGCTTTAAAATTTTCAGCGGCAACTTTTTGACAAAATCTGTTAGGCATCTGCAAGGTGTCAAATTTTAAGTCATTGCGAGAATCCGTCCCCCGACTGGCGGACGGAGAAGGAGCAATCCGCTTTACTAAAGAGTTGACAGATTCCTCACCGCCGATTGGCGGTTCGGAATGACAGGCTTTCTCATTTTGCATGTGTGAAAAAATCTGGTTAGAGGGAGAAAATTAAAATTGAAAATTCCATTGATTATTTTTTTAACCATTCTATTAGCGACGGCATTTTCGTACGCCCAAACCTTCAGCGACGCCACCCAATCCTGCATTGATTGCCACGAGAGCATCCAGCCTGGCATCGTGCAGGACTGGCTGAGCAGCCGCCATGCGAAAATGACACCTGCCGAGGCGCTGAAAAAAACAAAGCTGGAGCGCCGCATTTCCAATGAGAGCGTTCCCGCTGAACTGGCAAATAGCGTGGTCGGCTGCTTTGAATGTCATGGGCTGAATACGGAAAAGCATCAGGACAGCTTCGAGCATTTCGATTATAAAATCAATGTAGTCGTCTCGCCGAAGGATTGCCAGACCTGCCATCCCGTGGAGGTAGAGCAATATTCGACGAGCACCAAAGCGCACGCCATCGGCAATTTGGCCCAGAATCCGATTTACGATTCATTGGTGGAAACCACTGTCAGTCCCAAGACCATCGAGGGGGATAAAATCGTTCAGGGCCAAGCCTCCCATTTCACCAGGCGGGAGACCTGCTTTGGCTGCCATGGCACCACGGTGGAGGTGAAAGGCATGAAAACGATCAGCGCCGAGCTGGGCGATGTGGAAGTGCCCGATCTGACAGGCTGGCCCAACCAGGGGGTGGGACGGATCAATCCTGATGGCAGCATGGGCGCTTGCACCTCATGCCATCCTCGACATGCGTTTTCATTGGTCGATGCCCGCAAGCCGTACACCTGCAGCCAGTGCCATCTCGAGCCCGACGTCCCTGCCTACAATGTTTATAAAGAGAGCAAGCACGGGAACATCTTTTTCGCTCGGGGCCACGGCTGGAACTTTGACAGTGTGCCATGGGTTATAAGTAAAGATTTTCAAGCGCCGTCATGTACGGTTTGCCATAGTTCTTTGATCACAACTCCCGAGGGCAAGGTGGTGGCGGTACGGACGCACAATTTCGATTCCCGCATCTGGGAGCGGATTTTCGGCCTGATTTATAGCCATCCCCAGCCGAAAAGCGGTGCGACGCACATCATCAAAAACGCCGATGGATTGCCACTGCCCACGACGTTCGACAATCGCCAGGCTTCGGATTTTTTGATCAGCCAGCCTGAAGCGAAAACCCGACAGGGTCAGATGGAAAAAATCTGCCAGAGTTGTCATTCCACGGATTGGGTGCAAAAGCATTTTGAGAAATTCGATAATACAAATAAAGAAACCAACGGCATGGTATTAGCGGCGACCCAATTATTGCAAAAAGCCTGGGACAAAAAGATTGCTGATAATAAAAATCCCTTCGATGAAACGATCGAGCTGAAATGGGTGCAACAGTGGCTATTCTATGCCAATTCGGTCCGCTATTCTTCAGCCATGACAGGTGCGCCTGATTATGCGTCGTTTAAAAATGGCTGGTGGTATTTGACGAAGACGCTCAGGGAGATGAAAGATAAAATAGAAAAGAAATAGTATTTATTTCATAGGATGATATGGAAACGATTCGACAAATAATTAGAACGCCACGGAATCACGAGATTAAAATTACCATTCCTCACTACATCCCAGAAGATTCCCCTGTGGAAGTTCTATTAATTTTCAAGGAACGCAGGGATGATTTTGAGAGAAAGATCAATCAGCTAAAAATGGCAGTTAATGATGAGCTGTTCATGAAAGATCTTGAAGAAGTTGCATCGGATTTTAAGGCGGTTGATTTAGAGGATTGGAAGGAATCGTGACCAATTTTAGGTGGCATATTTTCCTGGCTAATCTTGATCCTGTTATTGGTTCAGAGCAAGGCAACACTCGGCCTGTTCTGGTGATTAGCGAAGAAGAAATCAACCAAATATTGCCTGTTGTCAACGTCTTACCAATTACTTCAAGAAAACCAGGTCGCCAGATTTATGCAAATGAAGTACTGATACCTGCTGGAACTGCTGGCTTAGAGAGGGAATCGATAATCTTATGCTATCAAATTAGGACATTAGATAAAGTACGCTTAACAAAATTGATTGGCAAAATCGAAAGCTATGAGTTGCGACAAAGTATTTTAGATGCGCTAAATTTTCAATTAGGACTTACATAGAAATTGTAAGTGAATGATATATTAGCTAACCGAAAGGATCCTGTATGACTGCACAAAAAGCCGATCTTCAGGCCCTGCAATTGGCGTTGAAGATGGAAACCGATGGTTATAATTTTTTCAAAGATGCAGCCACACGTGCCCAAAATCCACTCACCAAAGAGGCATTCGAGTATTTCGCCAAATGGGAGCTGGAGCATGTGGAGTTCATCAAAAAGATGTATCAAAAGTTGAACGACACGGGCGAGTGGCTGTCAGTGGAATTGATGAACCAGAAAGTGGGCGATGCGGCGGTGGCGATCAAGACGATTTTCAAGCAAAAGCATGAAGAGATCGACAAGCACGTGAAGGTTGCCACCAGCGATCTGGAAGCTTACGTTCTGGCTCGAGATATTGAAGATAAGGCGACTGTCTTTTATAAACAGAAGGCGGACGCTGCTGCCGATCCCTCGGCCAAGAAGTTCTTCACTTTTATGATCGACGTCGAGCGAGAGCATTATAATATTCTCAATAATTCGTATCGTTATCTCCAAAATCCGTCGCTTTATAATCTGGAGGAGGAGAATTGGATGTTTGATGGAGGCTAAATCGATTTTAGATTTACGATTTCGGATTTTAGAATTAGATCAATCTACCTGAATATAATTTTGACATCCCTCTGAATTCCCGTTCAAAGGGGCACTTTTTAAATTCCCCCTTTGAGGGGGGCCAGAGGGGATGTAAAATCTAATAGGACCAGACAACTTCAATTTACCAAATAAAATTAAATCAAATGAGGAGTCAACGTATGAAAGCTATGGTCGATCCTGATCTCTGCACTGGCTGTGAGCTTTGTGTGAGCACCTGCCCCGAGGTATTTGAGATGGACGGCGACGTGGCCAAGGCTATTGTCGATGTCGTCCCGCCCGATTCGGAAGACTGCGCTCGTGAAGCGGCTGAGGATTGTCCAGCAGAGGCAATTAAAATCGAATAGCTCATTGCTTTTCAAGTTTTAATTATCCTGATCGTCAATAGATGCTGGATGCAGCTCGGCTGGTCCAGCATCTTGATTATTTAGGTTGCTGAATTTGTCCTATTTTTAGGACAGGATGCCATCCTGTCCTACAATTTAAAAATTTTCGGAGAATGAACTTGTCCAATTCGCCGCATCTTTCATCCTCGATCTTCATCGAATTGGGCAGCTCCACCATGGCATCTGCTATCCCACATTCAAATAAAACGACCGAATTCGCAGCACGAGGAGAACGTGGCGTTCACCTGCGACAAGACGGTCATGTTCCCTTGCCGCCGATTCTTTACCGTTCATATTCAATATTGAGGTTATTTTTATTATGAAAATCAAAATAGATGGCATGTCCTGCCAGCACTGCAAGATGGCCGTGGAAAAAGCATTGTCAAAGGTGCCTGGCGTGAAATCCTATTCCGTCGATCTGGATAAGGGGGAAGCCCAGGTCAGCGGTAATCCAGAGGCGCAATCAGTAATTGATGCGATTGATAAGATAGGTTATCGAGCGAAATTGATAGAATAAAGATGCACTCCACTTTAGCTGTGTATCTAAAACATCAAAAAGTAGATGTCATTCCGAACGAATCCGCCAATTGGCGGAGGAGTGAGGAATCTCTCAATTAAACGGAATCAATTACTTGTACAGATTCCTCACTTCGTTCGGAATGACAGGTCTTATCTAAGATTTTCATTTTCGCACAGTTCGTGAAAGTGGCGTTTGTTTTTCTTGTCCTTCATAAGGAAAACCAATCATGTTCAAAATAGAATTCCTGAAGCAAAAAGTCATGCGGACCGTGGTGTATACATTGCTTCCTGTCACGGTCGCTGCGGTTTACTTTTTCGGCTGGCGCAGTCTGGCGATGGTGGTGCTGTCGGTCATCAGTTGCGTGATCACTGAATGGCTATTTGTTCGGGGCGCCAATGGCAAAGTTTCCGAAGCCGTCTTCGTCACCGCATTTCTCTACGCCCTATCTTTGCCGCCCACGCTACCGCTGTACATGGTGGTCATTGGAGCGGTCTTTGCCATCACATTCGGCAAAATGGCGTTCGGCGGCTTTGGCAATAATGTGTTCAATCCCGCCATGGTCGGTAGGGCGTTTGTCTATATCACTTTTCCGATTCAAATGACCAATCGCTGGATTCCCGCTGCCAATTTCTCGGATTTTCCAGGGGGATTTGCTGCTTGGCAATTTCACACCACGCCCGATTATCTTTCGGCCATCACAGAAGCCACGCCGCAAATTGCATACAAAGAAGGCGCTGCCAATTTGCCCAGCTATCTTCAATTGCTATTTGGCAACATCAATGGTCAATTCGAGCGACTGGGTGAGACGACCCTCATCGGCGCAGGCTCGATGGGAGAGGTTTCGGCCATTTTGCTGCTGATCGGTGGGCTATATCTAGTTTACAAAAAAGCGGCTAATTGGCGGTTGGTGGTCAGCTTTTTTGTGACCTATCTGGTTTTCGATGGCATCCTTCATCTGATCGTTCCTGCCAAAGTGCCGAATCTGCTGTTCGGTCTTTTGGCAGGCTCGACCATGATGGGCGGATTTTTCATCGTGACCGACCCTGTTTCGGCGCCCAAGCAGGACTTCACCCGTTATGTTTACGGCGCCATGATTGCCATTTTTACCATCATCATCAAATCGTTTGCCTTGTTTTCGGGCGGATTGACGTTTGGCGTGCTATTGGGCAACATGTTTGGGCCGTTGATTGATTTTTATGTGAAAAGTTATAAGGATAAAAAGAAAGCGCTTTCAGTGAGCAGTAAACAGTGATCAGTGTCTCAGTGATCAGTGATCAGTGATCAGTAATCAGTAATCAGTAATCAGTGATCAGTGATCAGTGATCAGTAACAAATGGAAGTTAGTAAAGTGTTTCGTATTCGGTTTTGAACTAAAACCACCGAGTTTTATTAATAGCGTCATTCCGAACGAAGTGAGGAATCTGTAACAGAATTATCAGACTATAAGATTTCTCTCCGCCAATTAGAGAATAGAGATGACAGAAAGATGAGTTTTTATTCAAGCACGAATTAAAGTTGAAACATATCGTTTCATGGCGGCGATCAGTCTGCCGACTTAGAAACGGAAACGAAGCAATCTGCTAATTTGAAAAGATTTCTTCTCAGCCAAAAGCAGTATCGCAAGGACGAGGATAATTCAGATTCTTTACCAAGATTAAATACAAAATTAAGAGTATATCCAATGAAAAAAGGGCTATTCACTATTTTATTCATGGTCGTCGTGACCATCGTCTTTATTTCGGCGCTGGCGTCGATCAATGAGCTATCGAAAGAGCGGGTTTTGCAGAACGCCAGGATCGATCAATACAAATCGATCCTTTATGCGTTCGATATCTTCCCAGAGAAGATTAGCGAGCAAGAGCTGGGGCTAACCAGCACCACCAACGATATCCCGTGGAAACAGGACGAAATCCTCAGGGCAGTGCAAAGCCAGATCCGAACGGTGAAACTCCCCGTTACGGCCGAGCAGGCTCAATTATTAAAAGATAGCTTTCTCACAGTGAAAGATTCGGTGGAGATTTTCGTGCGAACCAATGAGCGAGGCGAGCCCATCGCCTACGGTTTTCCGCTGCGAGGCAAGGGCTTGTGGGGTACGATTACCGCCTTTGGGGTGATCTCTGCTGATCTGAAAAAAATGATCGGCATTGATTTCACCGAGCAGGTAGAAACTCCAGGCCTGGGCGCCCGCATCACCGAAATCGAATTCAAATATTTCTTCCGCAATCTCGATCTGAGCCGCTTTCATGATCCAGCCTCGCCCACTCCTCCTTTGGTGCTGGTCAAAAAGAAGGACAAGACCAATCGGGAGGAATCGACCAACAGCTTCCAGGCCATCACAGGCGCCACCCAGACGGTAAATGGAGTGTTGAAAATGGTAAATACGGATTTGCGGTTTTATATCGAGGTGATTCGGGGGAATGAGGCAATGGTAAAAAATGGAGTGGTGGAGTGATGGAGTGGTGGAGTGATGGAGTAGTGGAGTGTTGGAGCAGGGGAGTATTGGAGTACTGAAATAATGGAGTTTTGGAGGAATCGAGATCGTTGAATATACCAAATTTCGGAACAAGAATAGGGGGTATATGAAACTGGAAGTGTGGCAAAAGTCTATCGAATTGTATCGGATCATCTGGAAAGTCATTTATGAAGATATAAAATTGGACTTCAAACTGCGCTCCCAACTCGCTGATGCGGCACAATCAGTTTCCTCAAACATTGCTGAAGGATATAGCCGCCGCTCTATCAAGGAGTATATTCAATTTTTATACATTTCATTATCCTGTTTAGCCGAAGTCCTGACCCGAATCATTGGCTTGAAAGTCACCAATCAAATAACCGAAGCACAATTCAACATGATCGATTCTTTGCATTATGAAATCGAAAATAAACTTCTACGCTTAGTCGAAAGCCTGGAACGAAAACGAGATGACGGCACCTGGGTTGACTACATCTCTGATGAAATAGCGGAGTACAATCCATGAGAATATTGTGGCAATCTTTTTCATTACTCCAGAACTCCAAAACTCCAATACTCCGTTTTCAGGTATGATAATAAATTTTGATTCGAGGACTCTATGCCAAAACCAAAACCAATCGACATCATTCGAGACGATCTCTGGAAAAACAATCCCGTCACCGTGCAGATTTTGGGCATTTGTTCCACGCTGGCGGTGACGAACATTTTTTTGAACACGCTCATCATGGGCCTGGGCTTGATTTTTACCACGGCATTCTCGGCGTTGACGATTTCGTTGATGAGAAATATCATTCCCGCCCGAGTGCGGATGATGGTGCAAACGCTGGTCATTGCCGTTTATGTGGTGATCGTTGATATTTCGTTGAAAGCCTACGTGCCCGACATCAGCAAGGCGCTGGGGCCGTATGTGGGTCTCATCATTACCAACTGCATCGTGATGGGCCGACTGGAGGCATTCTCCTCGTCCAATCCGCCTGGGCTGGCGTTTCTGGATGGGATTATGTCGGGCATCGGCTATTCGTATGTCTTGCTGGTGATCGCCTTTGTGAGAGAATTGCTGGGATTTGGCACGATCCTGGGCTACCAGGTGATG
This genomic stretch from candidate division KSB1 bacterium harbors:
- a CDS encoding DsrE family protein — translated: MKKIALFAFNGEPMCFVHVLLNALDMKEKGYDVRVIIEGSATKLVEELADPTKPFANLYQKVKDQGLIDCVCKACSAKMNSLNAAMAQHLPLCDELMGHPSMAKYMEQGFEIITF
- a CDS encoding ferritin family protein, translating into MTAQKADLQALQLALKMETDGYNFFKDAATRAQNPLTKEAFEYFAKWELEHVEFIKKMYQKLNDTGEWLSVELMNQKVGDAAVAIKTIFKQKHEEIDKHVKVATSDLEAYVLARDIEDKATVFYKQKADAAADPSAKKFFTFMIDVEREHYNILNNSYRYLQNPSLYNLEEENWMFDGG
- a CDS encoding type II toxin-antitoxin system PemK/MazF family toxin codes for the protein MTNFRWHIFLANLDPVIGSEQGNTRPVLVISEEEINQILPVVNVLPITSRKPGRQIYANEVLIPAGTAGLERESIILCYQIRTLDKVRLTKLIGKIESYELRQSILDALNFQLGLT
- a CDS encoding multiheme c-type cytochrome; the encoded protein is MKIPLIIFLTILLATAFSYAQTFSDATQSCIDCHESIQPGIVQDWLSSRHAKMTPAEALKKTKLERRISNESVPAELANSVVGCFECHGLNTEKHQDSFEHFDYKINVVVSPKDCQTCHPVEVEQYSTSTKAHAIGNLAQNPIYDSLVETTVSPKTIEGDKIVQGQASHFTRRETCFGCHGTTVEVKGMKTISAELGDVEVPDLTGWPNQGVGRINPDGSMGACTSCHPRHAFSLVDARKPYTCSQCHLEPDVPAYNVYKESKHGNIFFARGHGWNFDSVPWVISKDFQAPSCTVCHSSLITTPEGKVVAVRTHNFDSRIWERIFGLIYSHPQPKSGATHIIKNADGLPLPTTFDNRQASDFLISQPEAKTRQGQMEKICQSCHSTDWVQKHFEKFDNTNKETNGMVLAATQLLQKAWDKKIADNKNPFDETIELKWVQQWLFYANSVRYSSAMTGAPDYASFKNGWWYLTKTLREMKDKIEKK
- a CDS encoding heavy-metal-associated domain-containing protein; this translates as MKIKIDGMSCQHCKMAVEKALSKVPGVKSYSVDLDKGEAQVSGNPEAQSVIDAIDKIGYRAKLIE
- a CDS encoding RnfABCDGE type electron transport complex subunit D translates to MFKIEFLKQKVMRTVVYTLLPVTVAAVYFFGWRSLAMVVLSVISCVITEWLFVRGANGKVSEAVFVTAFLYALSLPPTLPLYMVVIGAVFAITFGKMAFGGFGNNVFNPAMVGRAFVYITFPIQMTNRWIPAANFSDFPGGFAAWQFHTTPDYLSAITEATPQIAYKEGAANLPSYLQLLFGNINGQFERLGETTLIGAGSMGEVSAILLLIGGLYLVYKKAANWRLVVSFFVTYLVFDGILHLIVPAKVPNLLFGLLAGSTMMGGFFIVTDPVSAPKQDFTRYVYGAMIAIFTIIIKSFALFSGGLTFGVLLGNMFGPLIDFYVKSYKDKKKALSVSSKQ
- a CDS encoding ferredoxin translates to MKAMVDPDLCTGCELCVSTCPEVFEMDGDVAKAIVDVVPPDSEDCAREAAEDCPAEAIKIE
- a CDS encoding nucleotidyltransferase family protein encodes the protein MKRLKEIQNVLNNNRSTLDSRFKVKKIGIFGSLIRGEAREQSDIDILVELYEPIGWDFVELKDFLETILQKPVDLVTKNSLKQLIREQILNEVIYT
- a CDS encoding FMN-binding protein, translating into MKKGLFTILFMVVVTIVFISALASINELSKERVLQNARIDQYKSILYAFDIFPEKISEQELGLTSTTNDIPWKQDEILRAVQSQIRTVKLPVTAEQAQLLKDSFLTVKDSVEIFVRTNERGEPIAYGFPLRGKGLWGTITAFGVISADLKKMIGIDFTEQVETPGLGARITEIEFKYFFRNLDLSRFHDPASPTPPLVLVKKKDKTNREESTNSFQAITGATQTVNGVLKMVNTDLRFYIEVIRGNEAMVKNGVVE
- a CDS encoding UPF0175 family protein; this encodes MSYTIPDEIIKSTRMSIPELSQEIALLLFQKEKLTLGQASRLARMSQLQFQHLLASRQIPIHYDEQDFEDDLRTLKANYI
- a CDS encoding NADH:ubiquinone reductase (Na(+)-transporting) subunit D, which codes for MPKPKPIDIIRDDLWKNNPVTVQILGICSTLAVTNIFLNTLIMGLGLIFTTAFSALTISLMRNIIPARVRMMVQTLVIAVYVVIVDISLKAYVPDISKALGPYVGLIITNCIVMGRLEAFSSSNPPGLAFLDGIMSGIGYSYVLLVIAFVRELLGFGTILGYQVMNPLMHAIGYSEGWIQWAFMIMAPGGFFMLAMFIWVANNIATHKVVHKG
- a CDS encoding four helix bundle protein; this translates as MKLEVWQKSIELYRIIWKVIYEDIKLDFKLRSQLADAAQSVSSNIAEGYSRRSIKEYIQFLYISLSCLAEVLTRIIGLKVTNQITEAQFNMIDSLHYEIENKLLRLVESLERKRDDGTWVDYISDEIAEYNP
- a CDS encoding DUF433 domain-containing protein; the protein is MPSCPTDPKIMGGRACIRGMRITVALIVNLFSNGMSVEEILEDYPYLEEEDIKQALKFSAATF